In a single window of the Zea mays cultivar B73 chromosome 5, Zm-B73-REFERENCE-NAM-5.0, whole genome shotgun sequence genome:
- the LOC103627036 gene encoding 40S ribosomal protein S4-C encodes MAAAAGPYKEMLEVVNACAARIRWRLRPASKRRLLNDILFLCTGLRPVVLVDYGGTMPQLQENLCGLLYLARQFKLCKVRFVQFGQKGIPYLNTYDGRTIRYPDPLIKANDTIKIDLETNKIMDFIKLYLPFHRLHQVIYLVRLNVSTNS; translated from the exons ATGGCAGCGGCGGCGGGGCCGTACAAAGAGATGCTGGAAGTGGTGAACGCGTGCGCGGCCCGGATCCGGTGGCGCCTCCGTCCAGCTTCCAAGCGCCGCCTCCTCAACG ATATCCTGTTTCTCTGCACTGGGTTGCGGCCTGTGGTACTGGTCGACTATGGTGGCACAATGCCTCAGCTACAAGAAAATCTTTGTGGCCTGCTATATCTTGCCCGACAG TTCAAGCTCTGCAAGGTGAGGTTTGTTCAGTTTGGCCAGAAAGGCATCCCCTACCTGAACACCTACGACGGCCGCACCATCCGCTACCCCGACCCTCTCATCAAGGCCAACGACACCATCAAGATCGATCTGGAGACCAACAAGATCATGGACTTCATCAAGTTGTATTTGCCCTTTCATAGACTTCATCAAGTTATATACTTAGTTAGGCTCAATGTTAGCACAAACAGTTGA